CCTTTTATATCATAGAAGCCTTGAACGGAATGGGTATGCATGGCGCTGATATCCCACCACCCATCCTCCTTAAACAAATGAAAGTGAGTATAGGCAGAGTTGCAGCCTTCAACAACTGCAGCACGTCAAGACTAACATGACTGACATCTATCCAGGCGTTCTGGATTACCATCCCATTCTACAATGCCGCACTTCTATGCGCCAAAGCTTCTATCCTTTTGCAGTACTTCCGCGTCTTCCCTACCAGACGCATGCGTCTCATCACGTGGGTCATGTTAGGTATACTCGGCATCTATGGATCCTGGGCAGTTCTGAGTGGCTTTCTCAATTGCATCCCTTTGGCAAAGTTCTGGGACAAGACCCTGGAAGGGTACTGCTTGGACGACAAAGGACTGTGGTTCTCAAATGCCTCAATGCATATCACCACCGATCTCGTAATTCTGATCATTCCTATCCCGGCTCTAGCGAAACTAGATCTTCCTAAGAGACAGAAGATCGCGTTGATCACAGTTTTTGCATTGGGCGGATTGTAAGCCCACCTATCTTCTCTCATCGGTACCCTTATCGGCCATATTTAACAAGCTGTCCTAGTGTATGCATCACCAGCATCTGTCGTCTGGTCGCCCTCAAAAAGATCTCCGATTCCACAGATCCAACCTGTACGTCTCCCACAAAGCCACTGCACAGAAACCGAGGAGGGCATCAATCctaacaaaaataaaaaatactagttGACAACGTCGGCGCCGCCTCCTGGTCCGCCATCGAATGCAACGTAGGGATCATCTGCGCCTGCCTCCCCACACTTCGACCTCTCGTATCCCGCATCGTGCCCCATCTCTTATCGACCCTAAGCAGCCGTAACCGAAGCTACAACCGGAGCTACGGCAACAGACGATTCTCGCACGGACGACCCCCGACATACTGGGGCGGTGGTgcaggaacaggaacagtCTCAACCACCATCACGGCGATGGATGATCTCGAATTCGGAAGTCACTGTGCTGATTCGGATAGGGTTCTGACCCTTGTCCCCGAGGCGGACATTCACGGCAAGGAGAAGCTCGTGCTGAAGGAAACGAAGAGTATGGAAGATGCTTCGGAAAGGGTGCGGACCGCTGTTGGGTCATCCATTTCACGATGATAGGGCTTTTGTGAAGCTGCTCTGGGGAGATAGTGAGACTTCATTCTCCACGTGAGAAGGGGGCattttaatagagatatcCCATTCGTTtgtgttttttgttttcttctttccccttacGATTACTCTTTTTCGTCGCAGGCGCTTTCACGTCGTTTGCTCTTCTTTATACTCTATTGAGTCTCTTCTTAGCCGTGTGTTGCTCTATCTTGTTCcttttgtatatatacaagttTACCAAATCCTTAATAGATTACCGAGCAACATCCAAAACATGTCCTGAATTTGCAATGAACTGCGCAGAGAACTATTCGAGGTGAgtagaacaaagaagaatacaTGTATCCTGAGACATTGCTTTGGAAACTGAACAgttctatagaatatatatatagatataggTATTACAGATCCAACATCGGAATCCCAGATAGTGCATACTTATCGATGGAAACATTTCCTAGTATTCCAGAGGAGCGCATCAGAAATCTGCAAATTCCTTGTCCACCTCCTCGAAATAGTCGAAAAAGCCCTTGAACAGCTTCACACCCAATCCCGGATCCAAACTACCGGTAGTCGCACGGATACTGTGCATACTCAACTGCGGGATCCCCACGTCAATGGCCCTCATGCCAATGCGAGAACTGGTCATGGGTCCAATAGTCCCGCCACTACGGGAGTCATTACGAATCTGGAAGACCTGCAAGGTCGAGCCACATCGATCAGCGACACGCTTGATGAATCCGTAGCTCACACTGTCTGTTGTCATATGGCCGTTAGAGTCAGCCGAGACGGCCACACCGACGTTCAGACGGGGAGCATGGTTCTCAAGATAGACACCAAGGAAGTTCGGATTGACCGCATGGATGACGTCCGAAGACACGAAGAAGCTGTTCGCCACAGTTTGAGACAGCACGTTAGGACCGTAATTGGGTGAGAAGGCTTCCGTAATACGCTCTATGACACTGCTCATGAAGTTGGATCGAGCTCCCTGGCGAAGCAGGCTTCCaatttcctcgtcatcaaACATACCGACCATCTTGATAGAGCTAGTTGAAGTACTGTCGGATGAGGCAAGCAGAGCTTCCTGAGCGGCATAGCAGCAGAGCTTATCGTCAATGCGACCAGCAAAAATCAGGTCCTTGTCCAGGCCACCAACTTGTGCTGGTTGACTGTCATACAGCTCCAGCTCCCAGCTTATAATCGAGCTGTAGTCTGTGATACCAAGCTCCTTGGATATGACTTTGACAAGCTTTTCCGGTTGCGTGGCTGCAAATGTACCAGGTTTGATCCCGTTGTCTTGATCTATCTTGGATGGGGCTTGCTGCTGGAAAAGATCGGAGTTATCAACGCCAATTATAGGCACCATCTGAGTCTCTTTGTTGAAGGGGCCTTGCGAGGGAGCCCCGAAATGAGGTGCCAGGGTTGGGATCCGAGCAATGGGCCAGTCCAATTTGACTAATTTGGACTCGACTTTCCCGGTGTTGGAGTCTTGGACCAGAACACGGCCACCTATTGAGAGATCGCGGTCCCACCATGTGTCACTCAGAGCGCCTGCGTAGGGCGCAACTCCGAGCTGGGAAAAGCCAGCCTTGTTGGGCAGCTTGGACACGGGCTTCAATTTGGCGGTGAGTGCATCGATATGACCTGCAACAATGGCCATTCCATTGCCACTTTTATAATCTCTTCCAATTGAGAATGAGATGAAAGCACTACCATTCCGAGTGACGTAGTACTTCCCACCCTTCTCTAACTTGGAGTTCCACGTCTCGCGCTCGGGAAGGCGCTTGTATCCCTGGCTTTCGAGCTGCCTGGTGAAACCATCAACGGCGTGAAAGATCGTGGGGTTTGCTGTCATGAATTCGCAGTATGGTTTCGTGTAATCTTCCGGGGCGAAGGGGCCACTCCTCGCCACTGGGGTTGCAATGGTGGCTGGGGAGGGCTCAGGAAGCTGGGCCGACAGGCGATAAGCCATGGCAGAATCACGGAGATCAAGGACACTCCTTTTGGTCATGTCGAAGGCTAGGAGTTGGAAAATTTCTTAGTTTAAAGGCTAGATATATTGTCGGAATGCGGTTTAAGAGGATTGGTACtaaaggaaaggaggaggcAAGGAGTAGGGGAGGGTCTAGAAGagtgagaaggaggagagagcAGCTGAGCTGGAGCTAATTGCGGTCACGCCTTATCGGGGAAGCTGATAAACCATATTCAGGAACCAAAAACCAACCTCAGGCACGCTGATCCGCCAAGACGGCAGTTCTACGTCACATGCTCAATAAATGATGCAATTGGATGCATGCTTTCTACTactttacggagtactgtgGTAGTATTCATCTACATTGGAAATATCTTGATATGATGGGGAATTCATGAAGAAGAGTATAAAACAGTGTCACGCAAAAAAATCGACGCCAAGAAGCGTACATGTTGTATCTAGCCTGCAGTGGTTGAATACACCTTATCATCCTTTAACTGCTTGAACCAACATACGCATTCCAATCTACAACGCCACCCGCACATTGCTCAGTAATCGCTGGCCCGGTGGTTGCTACAATCTCCCGGTTACCTCGCACGATAGAGATTCTGACAGGTCCTGTCTGCCccttgaaggagaaagatCCATGATTGAGACCAGGTGCGGCGGCATCAAGAACAGAATGTGGACCTGGCCCAATTTGGACATGGACCTCGCTAGGCTCAGTGACGAATGCGCTAACGAACACCTTGTCCTGAGAGAGTTCATGGGGTTTCATTTCTGGTTGACCTATGCCTGGGTTGTTACCGGTTGTGCCGTCGGCGCTACCCGACTGCCCGGGGTTCAATCGATACCAATATACAATCTTTTCTGCATAGGATATGGGATGCTTTTGGTGGAGGGAAGTTCTGGCTGGGTTACTGTGGTGGTTCGCGATGTTCCGTCTGTACCCGTCAATATAATGAGGCAGAAAAGTTCGCCATGCATCGTGAGGGTGATTAGCGATATATCGCGAAGCCCCTTCAGGCACTCCAGCCTCGTAGACTGGGCCGATGTAATGCGTCTCTCCATAGTCGTTCCAACTCAAGATCTGGTAAATATAAGTCTATGGAAATCTCAGGCAATCATTAAGGGTGACCATACCTGGACAAGAGGCGGTTGCAATTCAATGACCTGCTTCCAGCGATAGTGCCATAAATCATCTCCACGCCAGAGCCAATTCTTTCCCCATTGAGGGAGGTTCGTGTAGAACCAGGGAGCGACGGGCATCATATATGGTTTACCTGAGAGAGCTTTCATCCATTCCAGGTCGTTTGTcaccttcttgtcttctgcaCCAACTGGCCAAGCATCCCAGCTAAAAGCACCATCGATATCATTTAAAACATTGCGTATACCAGCTGGTCCCATACTTGTCCAGCAGGGGATAAATAAACAACCTGTAGCGGCCTTGATATTCGGCCAGTCACCAGCGTTGCCGACACCTTCAAATGTCGATACCAGTGGCTTCTCCTCGTAGTGGAACTGCGCCTTTCGATTCTTATACGAATTGACGATAGTGATAACTCGATCTGCCGGCCAGGGCCCACCGGAAAGGTAGTCAAACGATATAAACAGGGAAAAGTTTCCAATCTTTTCAGCAGCATCATATGCTGCTTGGAGGGCTCGATCGGTGTGATGGTCTTGCGGTGCAATGTTCAATGCAAACCCATCAATGTGGGCTTTCTGCGCCTCTATAATGTCCAACTCCCACTGATCTGGCGTCATGTAGTACGCATTGCCGATCTAGTATCCGTCAGTATAGCACGCTCTTTTTCGAGGAAGCTTTTCTCTTACGATGAAGTGGGCGAAGACATTATGCGAGCCAGGCGGCGTGGGAACGCCCTGTGGCGCATGTTGAGCAACAACGGGTGGAACTGCTAGCGAAAAGATAATGTATGATAAGCCTCCTAGCCTTTAtgagaaatataaataggtCCAGTTTATGATGAGATTTCCAGCCAAATTTCAAACATTGACATTTGAAAAACACAAGCCTTGGATGTACATCCGTTTTTGCAAACAATGCGCGTGATTTGAAAGAAACACTTGAACgcaaaaggaggaggatgttaCTTCgagtcaaaaaaaaaaaaaaaaaactaggTTTGGGATACTGCAGTGTAGGATAGCATAGGAGTACAATATGGACCGAGTATAGAAGAGAGCCAATTGGTCTGATCTCTCTTCTTGAGAATACAGAAATGCGAGCGGAAATTCACCAACCTTGTACTGGGGGTTGATGCTCTTGCTGGTGGTcgtggtgatgatggtgacGGAGTTTCTCCGGGGTATGGACATGGTCGAGAATACGATCGAGATGTTGTTTCATTGTAGAACTTGTGCAGTGAAGTATCACGTGGCTGCCAGAGATctcggaagaagagagagaggtcAAGATGAACCCTTCATCAATACAGGATGCTGAACAAATTCAAATGGTAAGCAGAAGCCTGAGATATCCCAAACGCCAGAGACGGGCTAAAGGAATCTTAAAAGGGACAGGATCCCCCTCATCTGACCGCACAGGACCCTCTCGGGAACCGAAGAACAACATAGATATCGCCACGAAGCATGGGTAGATAGGAAAAGGTGTATCAGGTAGACACACATACGGATATGCATCTGTTTAGGTCTCGACTGGGCTGATTTCCCCTTTCGTCTTGTTGATCGCACCGAATTGACCAGTTGCTCAGCTCACATGACCGGCACAGCTTCTTGGGCATAGGAGAGGGATCCCTTTTTGGCAACGCTTTTCTGATCCATCACCACTTATCTCTGTACTCTGTACGATCGGGTGGCTATCATACATGAAGCCCACCTTCCCAAGCAAATATTTCTCTCACCGACAACGCTCAGTCTCGAGTGGGTTTGCAAATGGCGTCATCAGCTTCAGGCTAAGTCCCACCGCAGCGAGGTGAAACTCACGCTTGAAAATGATGTAAAACAAAAAATTGCTCTAAAAAGGTCCATGACTGGAATGTATCATTATTACCCCAGTCCTCTCCAGACTGGAGAAGCCCAGGGAATGACTATGGTTGGGCGTTCCAAGATTTTTGCCCCAGGCCGATTCATAGTGATGTCAGTCCTGATGATGTACTCAACAACCACTATTGAAATATCACCTTTTAATCCACGCATGCACCATCCATAATTGAAGCCGTAAGTTAATTTGAGAGTGCTTTAACTAATTCAATAGCTCAAAATGGCCGCATCCCAAGCTGCAAATATCGTGGAAAAGGTGGTTGGACATAATGATAATGCCACCGTCACAACCGATGTGAGTAACTATAATAAGGGAGCTTATGGGCAGGAAACGGGAGAGAAAATCAAGGCCACGACATGGCAGGGAAAGAACAGTGTCCAAATCGGTATGTACTGATGCACAATCGAGAAAAGGTCAGCCTAATAGCCAGCAGTCGAGATGCCAAAACCAAGAGTTGTGGATGAGGGCGATGTGATAGTCAAGGTAACTGGTAGCACAATCTGTGGAAGTGACCTTCATCTATACCATGGTATGAATTCATTCGAGCAGCCATTAATGGACGTGCCGGCTCATCCTTTGTTTTAGGTGTCATCCCCCAATTAGAGAAGGGCGATGTTCTCGGCCATGAGTTCTGTGGTGTTGTCGAAAGCGTGGGACCAACTGTAaagaaggtcaaggctgGAGATCGCGTTGTTGCGGCTTTCCCAATTGCTTGTGGAGAATGCAGAAACTGTAAGGAGCAATTGACATCAGCCTGTGAACGGACGAATGAAAACTCCATTACGAATGCGATGTACGGTAAACGGACAGCAGGTACGTTGCTTGTATGCGAAAGTCTTGAGTTAGATGAAGCTTATCTTTGTCACCCTAGGGATGTTCGGTTATAGCCATTTCACCGGAGGGTTCGCGGGAGGTCAAGCAGAGTACGTTCGTGTGCCTTACGGCGATGTTAATCTACTGCAGCTCCCAGCGGACGTTCCAGATGAGAAAGGTCTCTACCTTTCGGATGTCCTGGCAACCGCCTATCATTGCGTCGTTGATACGGGCGTGAAGAAAGGCGATGTTGTAGCCATTTGGGGCGGAGGCCCAATCGGCCAGATGGCTGCGGAATACAGCTTTAGCCAGGGGGCCACTCGTGTCATCCTTATCGACGGGGGAGAGGGAGCGTGGAGGTTGGATTTTGTCACGAGCAAGATACCAAAGCTTGAGACAATAGATTTCAGCAATCTACCAAGAGGAGAATCGATCACCTCCCAGCTAAAAAAGATTGTACCTGGAGGGCCAGATGTGGCGCTAGAATGTGCCGCAGGAGAGTATGCTAAAGGATGGGCACATTATTTCGAGATGCTCCTGGGAATGGAGACGGACACCTCGGAAATTCTGAATGAGATGATCACTGCTGTCCGGCCATTTGGACGAATCGGTGTAACCGGTGTCTATGCTGGCTACGTAAGTAAAACCGCCGTATTCTGTAGCCTTGTCTTCAGCCATTGACTGATTGCTATACAGACGAACCACTTCAACATTGGTGCTCTCATGCAAACTGGTATCCGGTTCATCGGCAACGGCCAGGCACCAGTCCAGAAATACTGGGAACACCTCTTGGAACTCATACGGCGGCAAGAGATTAATCCATTGGACATGGTAACCCACCGTGTCTCACTGGAGAATATGCCGGAATTGTACGCGGCGTTCGAGAGACGAGACAAAGGTATGCAGAAGGTTTATGTGCAGACCAGGTTTTCATCACCTCCGGCGGAAGGATCACCCCAGCTGACCGAACTTTGAACGGATACTTCTACGATTACTTGGATTTCTATATACGAAGGATGGCATACATGTAACCCAAAAATACacaaaaagagagggagggaaataaacaaaaaagaaaaaaaaaaaaaaaaaaaaaaaaccattTCGTGCTATAAGATTGGCGTTTAATCGGCGAGGTTCGGCAGATGGCAACTCATCCAGCCAATGCCAAGGAGAGTACAGGAGATGAGTACTTTTAGCTTTCCCGCAAATAGTATTTCAGTCCGAGTGTTGAGCATGTTTCTTTGAATCTAAAATGTAATAAAAAACCCTAGGTCTCTAATGCTGGCTCTgccttacggagtacaaccGTATCTAATCAGGCGATTGCTCGCCTATTCCACGTTTTCATATTCCGCATCCCTTGTTCCCTGCAAGGGATCCAGAGGAAACATATTGCCATGCACAGTTTGCCTACGAAAGTCGGTCAATGAGGGTATCCTTCGTGGTAAAATGCTATAGCAGTTTCGGTCCGTGTTTCGCCCGTTCAATTCCGTTGATCGGCATCAAAACCGAGTAGGATACCGGTCAATTGAGCACGGGGGTTGGGATTTGAAATCCATGATATTAGTAAAACCAAGCAAAAATTTTCCTTCCGTCCCCTCTATAAAGCTTTGGTCCCAGTCAGCTATGCTAAACAAGGTTAACGAGATTCGTCCGTTCAAGAGATCGTCGATGGACGGTTTAGCGTATTACGGCATCAGAATGATCAGATAGCCCAATCTGGTAAAGCCGGGATCAGATAAGATCAGATGATGGAGGGAGATGAAGTGCCGAATGGAAAGCATTACCATTATAGTCGCTTTTCTACGGGACAAACGTGACAAAAGTGACAAGAGaactataatatttcttttaatatttttttaattcttcttctttctctcatagGGAAACGGGTGGCGGAGTACTCTATAAGTCTATTTGAGATACTGATGGTTTTTCTTGGAATTCGAATTTTTCTCATAGCTACCTAGCTGGAACCAGAGCTAGCTCAACGGAACCAGAAGATTATGAATAATCTTATCGATTATAAATGGCAGAAGAACACTCTATCGTAGTACTCTGCTGTGTAATATCATGTGGGTTTCACgggagagaggagggagaaaaaaaaaaaaagagccaAGGACAATCGCGGCCACCGCGGGTGAGCAGATTCCACACTGGTGCCGAAAAGAGTATTTATGACTActatgtactccgtacccacCACATCCACCTCATGGTttggaggaaaagaaaatttcaaGTTCCATGGGTTTGAGGATAGAGTCGGAATTGATTGAAGTCACCACTTCTGATCATATGGTTGCATGCATGATATGAGATTTCTTGTGTTTCCCACAATACTAGTAATCAATCTCAAGATGTTAGGATACCCTATGCCAGAAGGTGTTGCGCATGCCTACTACGGCATACGCGTTACGTGTTTCTCCAGACTCACTGTGACTGCAGGGCAGGAGGAAGCTCTAGTTCATGCCCTAATAGGTGCAAACCCCAACGTCTCCATTGATTGATAAACCAGGGAGCAAGTATGGGTCAACGAATAAGAAACCCAAGCGAGTAAGTGACTCCACCAGTCGCCGAAATCGGTGAGACCGCACGATAATCTAATCTGATCCGATCACCTTTTTCCAGTCCTGTTTccccctccctcttcctcctcggcttctttctttccctaATCTTCATCTTAAGAGTCTCCTTCGTTCATTTTTACCTCCCCAGAGATTCTATGCTCTGGGAAAGCGAACCCAGGGAGAATTGCTTCCAGATTACACATCTTATAGCTCATCCATCCTTCGCCTCGCTTACTGGCTGCAGGGGCGCACTTCCGCTCTTCCGGCCGCAGCGATCAAGTGACACCACCTGTTGGTCCGTGGACTCTCTTTCCCTACACTTTCCAACCTTCACCTTATCTTCTACACCCGCACCCGGGGACATGACCCGCTGACTTCTACCCAGAGTTCCTCTTGAAATAAAGAGGCAATCCTAAATAAAATGGCAACTCCCGCACCTTCAATAGCCCCTGCGCCCACTCCAGCTCCGTTGGCTCCCGCAATTGCCGCCAAGCCAACCATTTCACCGTCTCCCGGACCGGGTACACCCGGATCCGTCACCTCCAAGGAATGGGTTATACCACCACGTCCCAAACCTGGCCGGAAGCCTGCCACAGATACGCCGCCTACTAAACGTAAGGCGCAGAATCGTGCGGCCCAAAGAGCGTTCAGGGAACGTAGAGCCGCCCGCGTCAATGAGCTCGAAGACCAAATCAAGaaaatcgaagaagagcacgATATTCATGTGGCAGCGTTCAAAGAGCAAATTTCAAATTTGTCTCATGAAGTCGAACAGTGCCGGAATGAAATGACATGGTGGCGCGACCGATGCCACGctctggagaaggaagtcTCGGTCGAAAGAAGCGCGAAGGAAGCCCTTGTTAAAGAGTTCCGGTCGTCGCTCTCAGATAAGAATGCCCCTGCGGGTAGGGCACCATTGACTCGTGTGTCTGCCAGAAACTCCGGTTCTGGACGAGCTACAAATGAAAGGTCTTCGCCGAGCAACGCCAACAGTGGTAGTAACGATGATGAGCAGGAGGAAGTGCCACTGGGCTGTCCTAGTTGTTCTTCTACACATTGTCAGTGTATTGAAGATGCATTTGCAATGCCGGGCGTTGAGTCATTGCATTCTAAGCGTCTTAGCACCACTGGACAAGGGCGTGCCGAGCCTGAGATAAAGCCCGACCcggaggagatggaaatcGACTTTACCACACGGTTTGCCGCCCCTCAACCACAGGAAGACAATGCCACGGCTGTTTCATCCCCCGCGGTTGATCCGTGCGGCTTTTGCCAGGATGGAACCCCATGTATATGTGCGGAAATGGCAGCCCAGGAAGAGCAGCGTCGACAGTCCTTCGAGAACAACCGTCTTGCACCTATTCAGAA
The sequence above is a segment of the Aspergillus flavus chromosome 4, complete sequence genome. Coding sequences within it:
- a CDS encoding glycosyl hydrolase family 71-domain-containing protein, translated to MKQHLDRILDHVHTPEKLRHHHHHDHQQEHQPPVQAVPPVVAQHAPQGVPTPPGSHNVFAHFIIGNAYYMTPDQWELDIIEAQKAHIDGFALNIAPQDHHTDRALQAAYDAAEKIGNFSLFISFDYLSGGPWPADRVITIVNSYKNRKAQFHYEEKPLVSTFEGVGNAGDWPNIKAATGCLFIPCWTSMGPAGIRNVLNDIDGAFSWDAWPVGAEDKKVTNDLEWMKALSGKPYMMPVAPWFYTNLPQWGKNWLWRGDDLWHYRWKQVIELQPPLVQILSWNDYGETHYIGPVYEAGVPEGASRYIANHPHDAWRTFLPHYIDGYRRNIANHHSNPARTSLHQKHPISYAEKIVYWYRLNPGQSGSADGTTGNNPGIGQPEMKPHELSQDKVFLLSPPSHSSRPSPTPCLLLSFTFDMTKRSVLDLRDSAMAYRLSAQLPEPSPATIATPVARSGPFAPEDYTKPYCEFMTANPTIFHAVDGFTRQLESQGYKRLPERETWNSKLEKGGKYYVTRNGSAFISFSIGRDYKSGNGMAIVAGHIDALTAKLKPVSKLPNKAGFSQLGVAPYAGALSDTWWDRDLSIGGRVLVQDSNTGKVESKLVKLDWPIARIPTLAPHFGAPSQGPFNKETQMVPIIGVDNSDLFQQQAPSKIDQDNGIKPGTFAATQPEKLVKVISKELGITDYSSIISWELELYDSQPAQVGGLDKDLIFAGRIDDKLCCYAAQEALLASSDSTSTSSIKMVGMFDDEEIGSLLRQGARSNFMSSVIERITEAFSPNYGPNVLSQTVANSFFVSSDVIHAVNPNFLGVYLENHAPRLNVGVAVSADSNGHMTTDSVSYGFIKRVADRCGSTLQVFQIRNDSRSGGTIGPMTSSRIGMRAIDVGIPQLSMHSIRATTGSLDPGLGVKLFKGFFDYFEEVDKEFADF
- a CDS encoding putative transcriptional factor (bZIP transcription factor), whose product is MATPAPSIAPAPTPAPLAPAIAAKPTISPSPGPGTPGSVTSKEWVIPPRPKPGRKPATDTPPTKRKAQNRAAQRAFRERRAARVNELEDQIKKIEEEHDIHVAAFKEQISNLSHEVEQCRNEMTWWRDRCHALEKEVSVERSAKEALVKEFRSSLSDKNAPAGRAPLTRVSARNSGSGRATNERSSPSNANSGSNDDEQEEVPLGCPSCSSTHCQCIEDAFAMPGVESLHSKRLSTTGQGRAEPEIKPDPEEMEIDFTTRFAAPQPQEDNATAVSSPAVDPCGFCQDGTPCICAEMAAQEEQRRQSFENNRLAPIQNLSQFTPPPSDGDVRSEVTLPSINQATNPCANGPGTCAQCLADPKSTLFCKTLAASRSASVASSGCCGGKGADGGCCQSRSSNPPRAAAAKSTSGRSTTPSLTLSCADAFTTLSRHPNFSRASDEISTWLPKLHTLPNPKDVASPDRCSSRAALEVEAASVMGVLRYFDRRFADK
- a CDS encoding chaperonin 10-like protein, with amino-acid sequence MPKPRVVDEGDVIVKVTGSTICGSDLHLYHGVIPQLEKGDVLGHEFCGVVESVGPTVKKVKAGDRVVAAFPIACGECRNCKEQLTSACERTNENSITNAMYGKRTAGMFGYSHFTGGFAGGQAEYVRVPYGDVNLLQLPADVPDEKGLYLSDVLATAYHCVVDTGVKKGDVVAIWGGGPIGQMAAEYSFSQGATRVILIDGGEGAWRLDFVTSKIPKLETIDFSNLPRGESITSQLKKIVPGGPDVALECAAGEYAKGWAHYFEMLLGMETDTSEILNEMITAVRPFGRIGVTGVYAGYVSKTAVFCSLVFSH
- a CDS encoding putative integral membrane protein; protein product: MSTSLQHIMHPRGDDRSYLSSGGKSGMAISIAFTSLATIFVFARVYTRAGIMKRMESNDYMVMLALTFSYVFMAFYIIEALNGMGMHGADIPPPILLKQMKAFWITIPFYNAALLCAKASILLQYFRVFPTRRMRLITWVMLGILGIYGSWAVLSGFLNCIPLAKFWDKTLEGYCLDDKGLWFSNASMHITTDLVILIIPIPALAKLDLPKRQKIALITVFALGGFVCITSICRLVALKKISDSTDPTFDNVGAASWSAIECNVGIICACLPTLRPLVSRIVPHLLSTLSSRNRSYNRSYGNRRFSHGRPPTYWGGGAGTGTVSTTITAMDDLEFGSHCADSDRVLTLVPEADIHGKEKLVLKETKSMEDASERVRTAVGSSISR